In Saccharothrix syringae, the following are encoded in one genomic region:
- a CDS encoding class E sortase — protein sequence MDPPTEVIPTVEDDPHDEYDEYDDPDHDADDAADERPGPPPDTTARKAVRAVGEALITMGLVILLFVVYEVYVTDLISAGKQDDATEALDQEWNANTVEPSDPQRQARYDLLDGQAFAKMYIPVFGPDYKFSIVEGTTDKDLEIGPGHYKGTALPGDPGNFSVAGHRVGKGAPFNDLDLLGSCDAIVVETQTQWFVYRVLPMADELGGWAEKQANPQCAKVSPLGAPYDKTVGQEVVLPTQGEVIDPVPHHEGEVPAAQQVSLMTLTTCHPRFSDKQRLIVHAVLADSYAKAPGFVPDAMKES from the coding sequence GTGGACCCGCCGACCGAGGTCATCCCGACCGTCGAGGACGACCCCCACGACGAGTACGACGAGTACGACGACCCGGACCACGACGCCGACGACGCCGCCGACGAGCGCCCCGGCCCGCCCCCGGACACCACCGCCCGCAAGGCCGTCCGGGCGGTCGGCGAGGCGCTGATCACCATGGGCCTGGTCATCCTGCTGTTCGTGGTCTACGAGGTCTACGTCACCGACCTGATCTCCGCGGGCAAGCAGGACGACGCCACCGAAGCCCTCGACCAGGAGTGGAACGCCAACACCGTCGAGCCGTCCGACCCGCAGCGGCAGGCCAGGTACGACCTGCTCGACGGGCAGGCGTTCGCCAAGATGTACATCCCGGTCTTCGGGCCGGACTACAAGTTCTCCATCGTCGAGGGCACCACCGACAAGGACCTGGAGATCGGCCCCGGCCACTACAAGGGCACGGCGCTGCCCGGCGACCCGGGCAACTTCTCCGTGGCCGGCCACCGGGTCGGCAAGGGCGCCCCGTTCAACGACCTGGACCTGCTCGGCTCGTGCGACGCGATCGTGGTCGAGACGCAGACCCAGTGGTTCGTCTACCGGGTGCTGCCCATGGCCGACGAGCTGGGCGGCTGGGCGGAGAAGCAGGCCAACCCCCAGTGCGCGAAGGTCTCGCCGCTGGGCGCGCCCTACGACAAGACCGTCGGCCAGGAGGTCGTGCTGCCCACCCAGGGCGAGGTGATCGACCCGGTGCCCCACCACGAGGGCGAGGTGCCCGCGGCGCAGCAGGTGTCGCTGATGACGCTGACCACCTGCCACCCGCGGTTCTCGGACAAGCAGCGGCTCATCGTGCACGCGGTGCTCGCCGACAGCTACGCCAAGGCGCCCGGCTTCGTGCCCGACGCGATGAAGGAGAGCTGA
- a CDS encoding FAD-dependent oxidoreductase — protein sequence MSRPLRVAVVGAGPAGIYAADTLVKSDAEVGVDLFERLPAPYGLIRYGVAPDHPRIKGIVTALQRVLDHPAVRFFGNVEYGVDLKLEDLRHFYDAVVFATGADRDRDLDVPGIDLDGSYGAADFVSWYDGHPDVPRTWPLRARQVAVLGVGNVALDVARVLAKTADELLTTEIPDNVHQGLAASPVTDVHVFGRRGPAQAKFTPLELRELDHSPNVEVVVHPEGIDFDAASVALIRSNKQVEMVVRTLQEWAIRDVGDRPRRLHLHFLQAPVEVLGTGSVTGLRTERMELDGEGGVRGTGEYTDWPVQAVYRAVGYLSSHLADLPFDHATGTVPHQAGRVLDLDDQHMTGVYVTGWVKRGPVGLIGHTKGDALETVTSLLADAPLLPAAQAPAPEAVVRFLEQRAVPFTTNEGWLRLDAHELALGAARGRQRIKVVGRDEMTGLCRD from the coding sequence ATGAGTCGTCCTCTGCGCGTCGCCGTCGTCGGCGCCGGCCCCGCCGGCATCTACGCCGCCGACACCCTGGTCAAGTCCGACGCCGAGGTGGGCGTCGACCTGTTCGAGCGGTTGCCCGCCCCGTACGGCCTGATCAGGTACGGCGTCGCCCCGGACCACCCCCGCATCAAGGGCATCGTCACCGCGCTCCAGCGCGTGCTGGACCACCCGGCCGTGCGGTTCTTCGGCAACGTCGAGTACGGCGTCGACCTCAAGCTGGAGGACCTGCGGCACTTCTACGACGCCGTGGTGTTCGCCACCGGCGCCGACCGCGACCGCGACCTGGACGTCCCCGGCATCGACCTCGACGGCTCCTACGGCGCGGCCGACTTCGTCTCCTGGTACGACGGGCACCCCGACGTGCCGCGCACCTGGCCCCTGCGGGCCCGCCAGGTGGCCGTGCTCGGCGTGGGCAACGTCGCACTTGACGTGGCCCGCGTGCTGGCCAAGACCGCCGACGAGCTGCTGACCACCGAGATCCCCGACAACGTCCACCAGGGCCTGGCGGCCAGCCCGGTGACCGACGTGCACGTGTTCGGCCGCCGCGGCCCGGCCCAGGCCAAGTTCACCCCCCTGGAGCTGCGCGAGCTCGACCACTCGCCCAACGTCGAGGTGGTCGTGCACCCGGAGGGCATCGACTTCGACGCCGCGAGCGTGGCGCTGATCCGGTCGAACAAGCAGGTCGAGATGGTGGTGCGGACGCTCCAGGAGTGGGCCATCCGCGACGTCGGCGACCGGCCGCGGCGCCTGCACCTGCACTTCCTCCAGGCGCCGGTCGAGGTGCTGGGCACCGGCTCGGTGACCGGGCTGCGCACCGAGCGGATGGAGCTGGACGGTGAGGGCGGCGTGCGCGGCACCGGCGAGTACACCGACTGGCCCGTGCAGGCCGTGTACCGGGCGGTGGGCTACCTGTCCTCGCACCTGGCGGACCTGCCGTTCGACCACGCCACCGGCACCGTGCCGCACCAGGCGGGCCGGGTGCTCGACCTGGACGACCAGCACATGACCGGCGTCTACGTCACCGGGTGGGTCAAGCGCGGCCCGGTCGGGCTCATCGGCCACACCAAGGGCGACGCGCTGGAGACGGTGACCAGCCTGCTCGCCGACGCGCCGCTGCTGCCGGCCGCCCAGGCGCCCGCGCCCGAGGCCGTGGTGCGGTTCCTGGAGCAGCGCGCCGTGCCGTTCACCACGAACGAGGGATGGCTCAGGCTGGACGCGCACGAGCTGGCCCTGGGCGCGGCCCGCGGTCGCCAGCGGATCAAGGTCGTGGGGCGCGACGAGATGACCGGCCTCTGCCGCGACTGA
- a CDS encoding aminodeoxychorismate/anthranilate synthase component II, whose amino-acid sequence MRVLVVDNYDSFVYNLVQYLAQLGVECVVRRNDAVEPAEVAEFGGVLVSPGPSTPDKAGRSMDVIRRCADSGVPVLGVCLGHQAIGAVWGGTVDLAPELLHGKTSVVHHDGVGVLAGVPSPFTATRYHSLTVLPETVPAEFEVTGRTESGVVMAMRHRELPVEGVQFHPESVLTEGGHRMLANWLRVCGHEVPEATVAHLENGMRQLAAAAGQI is encoded by the coding sequence ATGCGCGTGCTCGTGGTCGACAACTACGACAGCTTCGTCTACAACCTCGTGCAGTACCTGGCCCAGCTCGGCGTGGAGTGCGTCGTGCGGCGCAACGACGCCGTGGAGCCGGCCGAGGTCGCCGAGTTCGGTGGCGTGCTGGTCAGCCCAGGTCCGAGCACGCCCGACAAGGCGGGCCGGAGCATGGACGTCATCCGCCGCTGCGCGGACTCCGGCGTCCCCGTGCTCGGCGTGTGCCTGGGCCACCAGGCCATCGGCGCGGTGTGGGGCGGCACCGTCGACCTCGCCCCCGAGCTGCTGCACGGCAAGACCAGCGTGGTCCACCACGACGGGGTGGGCGTGCTGGCGGGCGTGCCCAGCCCCTTCACCGCCACCCGGTACCACTCGCTGACCGTGCTGCCGGAGACCGTGCCGGCCGAGTTCGAGGTCACCGGCCGCACCGAGTCCGGCGTGGTGATGGCCATGCGCCACCGCGAGCTGCCGGTGGAGGGCGTCCAGTTCCACCCCGAGTCCGTGCTCACCGAGGGCGGCCACCGGATGCTCGCCAACTGGCTGCGGGTGTGCGGGCACGAGGTGCCCGAGGCGACCGTCGCGCACCTGGAGAACGGCATGCGCCAACTCGCCGCGGCCGCCGGCCAGATCTGA
- the pknB gene encoding Stk1 family PASTA domain-containing Ser/Thr kinase has protein sequence MSTPRLLSNRYELGETLGYGGMSEVHKGRDVRLGRDVAIKVLRADLARDAQFQERFRREAQNSAALNHPAIVAVYDTGETQTEYGPLPYIVMEFVDGRTLRDMVKTQGPLTGKRAMEIMADVSAALDFSHRHGIVHRDVKPANVMITRSGAVKVMDFGIARAVHDGQAAVTQTAAVIGTAQYLSPEQARGEAVDARSDVYASGCVLFELLTGEPPFTGDSPVAVAYQHVREEPKSPSALNPKVTPQLDAIVLKAMAKNPANRYQSAAELRADLVRVLSGQRPSAPAVMTAEDRTAMLNQAPRTEVVPGGGGGRHRSQAARQDASEYDPLAEEEEERRARRKKAIMIALVVLLCIAVLGLATWITTTLLGDDENPGTGGQPQQVKVPSVVGMTPGAADSALRDANLSPTVVTVPCQPGSQPACTAEQIGKVVATDPPADQSVQKGAAVKVLVGGNPEQLSVPSVDGLSPQDAQKKLEAEGWTFQQSPDTVEVEDDSRVGRVVEQNPPAGTKAPKGGTITVKLGRAPDTVQLPDVTGQTAGNARETLEGSGFKVQVKEVDSAEDENQVVAQNPAPGRVEKGTLVTLSVSKNNQFLMPDLRGLTENQARSKLNQAGWSGNELVVVDTEPTTDVSQRDKIIGQEIAPNTPTGKNARINVMKAEFGIGGPTTTTTR, from the coding sequence ATGAGCACTCCGCGACTGCTCTCCAACCGCTACGAACTGGGTGAAACCCTCGGCTACGGCGGTATGTCGGAGGTGCACAAGGGCCGGGACGTCCGGCTCGGCCGCGACGTGGCCATCAAGGTGCTGCGCGCCGACCTCGCCCGCGACGCCCAGTTCCAGGAGCGGTTCCGGCGGGAGGCCCAGAACTCGGCGGCGCTGAACCACCCGGCCATCGTCGCGGTCTACGACACCGGTGAGACGCAGACCGAGTACGGCCCGCTGCCCTACATCGTGATGGAGTTCGTCGACGGTCGCACGCTGCGCGACATGGTCAAGACGCAGGGGCCGCTGACCGGCAAGCGGGCCATGGAGATCATGGCCGACGTCTCGGCGGCGCTGGACTTCAGCCACCGGCACGGCATCGTGCACCGCGACGTCAAGCCCGCGAACGTGATGATCACCCGCTCCGGCGCGGTGAAGGTGATGGACTTCGGCATCGCGCGCGCGGTGCACGACGGCCAGGCGGCGGTGACCCAGACCGCGGCGGTGATCGGCACGGCGCAGTACCTGTCGCCGGAGCAGGCGCGCGGCGAAGCCGTGGACGCCCGGTCGGATGTGTACGCGTCGGGCTGCGTGCTGTTCGAGCTGCTGACCGGCGAGCCGCCGTTCACCGGCGACTCGCCGGTGGCCGTGGCCTACCAGCACGTGCGGGAGGAGCCGAAGTCGCCGTCGGCGCTGAACCCGAAGGTGACCCCGCAGCTCGACGCGATCGTGCTCAAGGCGATGGCCAAGAACCCGGCCAACCGCTACCAGTCGGCCGCCGAGCTGCGCGCGGACCTGGTGCGCGTGCTGTCCGGGCAGCGCCCGTCCGCGCCCGCGGTGATGACCGCCGAGGACCGGACCGCGATGCTGAACCAGGCGCCGCGCACCGAGGTCGTGCCCGGCGGCGGTGGCGGCCGGCACCGGTCGCAGGCGGCGCGCCAGGACGCGTCCGAGTACGACCCGCTCGCCGAGGAAGAGGAGGAGCGGCGCGCCCGGCGCAAGAAGGCGATCATGATCGCCCTGGTCGTCCTGCTGTGCATCGCCGTGCTGGGGCTGGCCACCTGGATCACCACCACCCTGCTGGGTGACGACGAGAACCCGGGCACCGGGGGGCAGCCGCAGCAGGTCAAGGTGCCCTCGGTGGTGGGCATGACGCCGGGCGCGGCCGATTCGGCGCTGCGCGACGCGAACCTGTCCCCGACCGTCGTCACGGTCCCCTGCCAGCCGGGCAGCCAGCCCGCGTGCACGGCGGAGCAGATCGGCAAGGTCGTGGCCACGGACCCGCCGGCGGACCAGTCGGTGCAGAAGGGCGCGGCGGTCAAGGTCCTGGTGGGCGGCAACCCCGAGCAGCTCTCGGTGCCCAGCGTCGACGGCCTGAGCCCGCAGGACGCGCAGAAGAAGCTGGAGGCCGAGGGCTGGACGTTCCAGCAGTCGCCCGACACCGTCGAGGTGGAGGACGACTCCCGGGTCGGCCGGGTGGTCGAGCAGAACCCGCCGGCGGGCACCAAGGCGCCCAAGGGCGGCACGATCACGGTGAAGCTGGGCCGGGCGCCGGACACGGTGCAGCTGCCGGACGTCACCGGGCAGACCGCGGGCAACGCCCGCGAGACGCTGGAGGGCAGCGGGTTCAAGGTGCAGGTCAAGGAGGTCGACAGCGCCGAGGACGAGAACCAGGTGGTGGCCCAGAACCCCGCGCCGGGTCGGGTCGAGAAGGGCACCCTGGTCACCCTGAGCGTGTCGAAGAACAACCAGTTCCTCATGCCCGACCTGCGCGGGCTGACCGAGAACCAGGCGCGCAGCAAGCTCAACCAGGCCGGGTGGAGCGGCAACGAGCTGGTGGTCGTGGACACCGAGCCGACCACGGACGTCTCCCAGCGGGACAAGATCATCGGCCAGGAGATCGCGCCGAACACGCCGACCGGCAAGAACGCCCGGATCAACGTGATGAAGGCGGAGTTCGGCATCGGCGGGCCGACCACGACGACGACCAGGTAG
- a CDS encoding serine/threonine-protein kinase yields MLTSGQLLAQRYRLGRRIAVGGMGEVWEADDTRLDRRVAVKVLKAELSGDPQFLERFRTEARTTASLNHPGIAAVHDYGETASIPDGPEDTAYLVMELVEGEPLAAIIARGRLGADRTLDLLEQAGNALQAAHERGLVHRDVKPGNILVTPEGKVKVTDFGIAKAADAAPVTNSGMVMGTAHYIAPEQALGHAAEPASDVYALAVCGYECLTGHRPFLSENAVTVAMMHIRDIAPPLPPDVPPGPRALIEATLVKDPRQRYRNGGEFAAAVGAVRAGQPLPAPSGLAMAVGAAPMAPPPLPPQHTHPGMPVVTPGSLPGVQPVPPGVNSPHTGAFGPLPPGAAPPGRNRAVLWVMVAVLVVALLVLGVLFLRWALRGEQVSGGASQGTDTTTTRRLDAATDRLPDGSTVVVAKSDYVGRPVGEVARELSAERLVPEVHSVDGGAPRDEGRCSVSDVRPTGEVAIGSRVMVTCVPG; encoded by the coding sequence ATGCTGACCTCCGGCCAGTTGCTCGCCCAGCGGTACCGCCTGGGCAGGCGGATCGCCGTCGGCGGCATGGGCGAGGTCTGGGAGGCCGACGACACCCGGCTCGACCGCCGGGTCGCGGTGAAGGTGCTGAAGGCCGAGCTGAGCGGCGACCCGCAGTTCCTGGAGCGGTTCCGCACCGAGGCGCGCACGACCGCGTCGCTCAACCACCCGGGCATCGCCGCGGTGCACGACTACGGCGAGACCGCGTCGATCCCGGACGGCCCGGAGGACACCGCCTACCTGGTGATGGAGCTGGTCGAGGGCGAGCCGCTGGCGGCGATCATCGCCCGCGGCAGGCTGGGCGCCGACCGCACGCTCGACCTGCTGGAGCAGGCGGGCAACGCGCTGCAGGCCGCGCACGAGCGGGGCCTGGTGCACCGGGACGTGAAGCCGGGCAACATCCTGGTGACGCCCGAGGGCAAGGTGAAGGTCACCGACTTCGGCATCGCCAAGGCGGCCGACGCGGCGCCGGTGACCAACAGCGGCATGGTGATGGGCACCGCCCACTACATCGCGCCCGAGCAGGCCCTGGGCCACGCCGCCGAGCCCGCCTCGGACGTGTACGCGCTGGCCGTGTGCGGTTACGAGTGCCTGACCGGGCACCGGCCGTTCCTGTCGGAGAACGCGGTGACGGTGGCGATGATGCACATCCGCGACATCGCGCCGCCGCTGCCGCCGGACGTGCCGCCGGGCCCGCGCGCGCTGATCGAGGCGACCCTGGTCAAGGACCCGCGGCAGCGCTACCGCAACGGCGGCGAGTTCGCCGCGGCGGTGGGCGCGGTGCGGGCCGGCCAGCCGCTGCCCGCGCCGTCGGGGCTCGCGATGGCCGTGGGCGCCGCGCCGATGGCGCCGCCGCCGCTGCCGCCCCAGCACACCCACCCGGGCATGCCGGTGGTCACCCCGGGGTCCCTCCCGGGGGTCCAACCGGTCCCACCGGGGGTGAACAGTCCGCACACGGGCGCTTTCGGTCCGTTGCCACCCGGCGCGGCACCACCGGGGCGCAACCGGGCCGTGTTGTGGGTTATGGTCGCTGTGCTGGTGGTCGCGCTGCTGGTGCTCGGCGTGCTCTTCCTGCGCTGGGCGTTGCGCGGTGAGCAGGTGTCCGGGGGAGCGAGCCAGGGCACCGACACCACGACCACGCGCCGGCTCGACGCCGCCACCGATCGGCTCCCCGACGGATCGACGGTGGTGGTCGCGAAGTCGGACTACGTCGGCCGGCCGGTCGGCGAGGTCGCGCGGGAGCTGTCCGCCGAGCGCCTGGTGCCCGAGGTGCACTCCGTCGACGGGGGCGCGCCGCGGGACGAGGGGCGGTGCTCGGTGTCGGACGTCCGGCCGACCGGCGAGGTTGCGATCGGCTCACGGGTGATGGTGACGTGTGTGCCGGGGTGA
- a CDS encoding peptidoglycan D,D-transpeptidase FtsI family protein — MNTPLRRVGMAMMAMILLLLGNATYVQVIKADDYRKNPLNQRVVLDQYSRERGQIIAADGTPLAAVQKTDDRLEYLRTYANGPVFAPVTGYFSFIYGAGGLERAEDDLLNGSDDRLFARRVSDMITGRDPKGGSVQLTVDAKLQQVAYDQLASQGLTGTVVAIRPQTGEVLAMASTPSYDPNLLATHDGDAQEESWQALTTDESEPMLNRAVHQIYPPGSTFKLVVAAAALAEGKTKDSEVDGRPSITLPGTNTQLPNFNDTICGNGTTATLQEALAKSCNTAFAVLANELGADKLRDQAAKFGIGEQDLAIPLSVVPSTIGPIEDKPSLYQTGIGQKDVRVTPMANAVLAATIANGGVRMQPHLVQKILAPDLQAISETEPDEVDEAMEPEHARALRDMMVESEKNTSGGGKLNGVTIASKTGTAEHGVDVSKTRPHAWYVAFAPAEEPQIAIAVIVENGGQAGQLATGGRVAAPIGRAVIGAYLGGR, encoded by the coding sequence ATGAACACACCGCTCCGCCGGGTCGGCATGGCGATGATGGCGATGATCCTGCTGCTGCTGGGCAACGCCACGTACGTGCAGGTCATCAAGGCCGACGACTACCGCAAGAACCCGCTCAACCAGCGGGTGGTGCTGGACCAGTACTCGCGCGAGCGCGGCCAGATCATCGCCGCCGACGGCACCCCGCTGGCCGCGGTGCAGAAGACCGACGACCGGCTGGAGTACCTGCGCACCTACGCCAACGGCCCGGTCTTCGCGCCGGTCACCGGGTACTTCTCGTTCATCTACGGCGCGGGCGGCCTGGAGCGCGCCGAGGACGACCTGCTCAACGGCTCGGACGACCGGCTGTTCGCGCGCCGCGTGTCGGACATGATCACCGGCCGCGACCCCAAGGGCGGCAGCGTCCAGCTGACCGTCGACGCCAAGCTCCAGCAGGTGGCCTACGACCAGCTGGCGAGCCAGGGCCTGACCGGCACGGTGGTGGCCATCCGGCCGCAGACCGGCGAGGTGCTGGCCATGGCCAGCACCCCCTCCTACGACCCGAACCTGCTCGCCACCCACGACGGTGACGCGCAGGAGGAGTCCTGGCAGGCGCTCACCACCGACGAGTCCGAGCCGATGCTCAACCGCGCGGTGCACCAGATCTACCCGCCCGGTTCGACGTTCAAGCTGGTGGTGGCCGCGGCGGCGCTGGCCGAGGGCAAGACCAAGGACAGCGAGGTCGACGGCCGGCCGTCGATCACCCTGCCGGGCACGAACACCCAGCTGCCCAACTTCAACGACACCATCTGCGGCAACGGCACCACGGCCACCCTCCAGGAGGCGCTGGCCAAGTCGTGCAACACGGCGTTCGCGGTGCTGGCCAACGAGCTGGGCGCGGACAAGCTGCGCGACCAGGCGGCCAAGTTCGGCATCGGCGAGCAGGACCTGGCCATCCCGCTGTCGGTGGTGCCGTCCACGATCGGCCCGATCGAGGACAAGCCGTCGCTGTACCAGACGGGCATCGGCCAGAAGGACGTCCGGGTGACGCCGATGGCCAACGCGGTGCTGGCCGCGACCATCGCCAACGGCGGCGTGCGGATGCAGCCGCACCTGGTGCAGAAGATCCTCGCGCCCGACCTCCAGGCGATCAGCGAGACCGAGCCGGACGAGGTCGACGAGGCCATGGAGCCGGAGCACGCCCGTGCGCTGCGCGACATGATGGTCGAGTCGGAGAAGAACACCTCCGGCGGCGGCAAGCTCAACGGCGTGACCATCGCGTCCAAGACCGGCACCGCCGAGCACGGCGTGGACGTGAGCAAGACCAGGCCGCACGCCTGGTACGTGGCGTTCGCGCCCGCCGAGGAGCCGCAGATCGCGATCGCGGTGATCGTGGAGAACGGCGGCCAGGCGGGCCAGCTCGCCACCGGTGGCCGGGTGGCCGCGCCGATCGGCCGCGCGGTCATCGGCGCCTACCTCGGGGGACGCTGA
- a CDS encoding FtsW/RodA/SpoVE family cell cycle protein codes for MGSPVPGAEGTPLAANNSAATSTSPGLSPPTRRGTELFMLAFAAVLVTGALILVEANQEKELTMRIVWLGLAYLGLLTVAHLAVRRWAPYADPVILPCVALLNGLGLVMIHRIDLAMADVKMPNGETWDPAASKQVLWTAIAVVLFCTVLKVLSDHRTLARYGYTFGFAGLVALLLPGVLPSFIAPEINGAKIWLSFGAFSIQPGEFAKILLMVFFAAFLVSKRDLFTIAGRRVIGLDLPRARDLGPLLAAWAVVVSIMVLQKDLGSSLLFFGIVLVLLYVATERAAWVVVGVVLFSGAAVLAWRIFGHVQVRVQNWLDPFVDPYGAGHQILQSLFGLGTGGLFGAGLGGGRPDEIPEANTDFITAVIGEELGFVGLSAVLLLYTVFALRGLRNALAVRDTFGKLLGGGLAFAVAFQIFIVVGGVTKLIPMTGITAPFLSKGGSSLLANYILVALLLRISNAARAPKSTPKPRQQQPAIADQFTVMVERPR; via the coding sequence ATGGGTTCGCCGGTCCCCGGCGCGGAGGGCACACCTCTCGCGGCGAACAACTCGGCGGCGACCAGCACGTCGCCCGGTCTGAGTCCGCCCACGAGACGGGGCACCGAACTCTTCATGCTCGCCTTCGCCGCCGTGCTGGTGACGGGCGCGCTCATCCTGGTCGAGGCCAACCAGGAAAAAGAGCTGACCATGCGGATCGTGTGGTTGGGCCTGGCCTACCTGGGGCTGCTGACCGTCGCGCACCTGGCGGTGCGCCGGTGGGCGCCCTACGCGGACCCGGTGATCCTGCCGTGCGTGGCGCTGCTCAACGGCCTGGGCCTGGTCATGATCCACCGGATCGACCTGGCCATGGCCGACGTGAAGATGCCGAACGGCGAGACGTGGGACCCGGCCGCGTCCAAGCAGGTGCTGTGGACGGCCATCGCGGTCGTGCTGTTCTGCACGGTGCTCAAGGTGCTCTCCGACCACCGGACGCTGGCCCGCTACGGCTACACCTTCGGCTTCGCCGGCCTGGTGGCGCTGCTGCTGCCCGGTGTGCTGCCGAGCTTCATCGCGCCCGAGATCAACGGCGCGAAGATCTGGCTGAGCTTCGGCGCGTTCTCCATCCAGCCGGGTGAGTTCGCCAAGATCCTGCTGATGGTGTTCTTCGCCGCGTTCCTGGTCTCCAAGCGCGACCTGTTCACCATCGCCGGCCGCCGGGTGATCGGCCTGGACCTGCCGCGCGCCCGCGACCTGGGCCCGCTGCTGGCCGCGTGGGCCGTGGTGGTGTCGATCATGGTGCTGCAGAAGGACCTGGGCTCGTCGCTGCTGTTCTTCGGCATCGTGCTGGTGCTGCTGTACGTGGCGACCGAGCGCGCCGCGTGGGTCGTGGTGGGCGTGGTGCTGTTCTCCGGCGCCGCGGTGCTGGCCTGGCGGATCTTCGGCCACGTGCAGGTCCGCGTGCAGAACTGGCTGGACCCGTTCGTCGACCCCTACGGCGCGGGCCACCAGATCCTCCAGTCGCTGTTCGGCCTGGGCACCGGCGGCCTGTTCGGCGCGGGCCTGGGCGGCGGGCGGCCGGACGAGATCCCCGAGGCCAACACCGACTTCATCACCGCCGTCATCGGCGAGGAGCTGGGCTTCGTCGGCCTGTCCGCGGTGCTGCTGCTCTACACCGTGTTCGCGCTGCGCGGCCTGCGCAACGCGCTGGCCGTGCGCGACACGTTCGGCAAGCTGCTCGGCGGCGGCCTGGCGTTCGCGGTGGCGTTCCAGATCTTCATCGTCGTCGGCGGCGTGACCAAGCTGATCCCGATGACCGGCATCACCGCGCCGTTCCTGTCCAAGGGCGGTTCGTCGCTGCTGGCCAACTACATCCTGGTCGCGCTGCTGCTGCGCATCTCCAACGCGGCGCGCGCGCCCAAGAGCACGCCGAAGCCGCGGCAGCAGCAGCCGGCGATCGCCGACCAGTTCACTGTGATGGTGGAGCGTCCCCGATGA
- a CDS encoding PP2C family protein-serine/threonine phosphatase, whose translation MTLVLRYAARSDRGLVRSNNQDSVYAGPRLLALADGMGGHAAGEVASKVVIAALAPLDDDEPGDDLLGQLRDAVIAGNGAISELVQSDPDLDGMGTTLTAVLFAGTRLGMVHIGDSRAYMLRNGVFTQITHDDTFVQSLIDEGRITEEEAATHPQRSLLLRALTGHEVEPRLMVREARPGDRYLLCSDGLSGVVSMETLDEAIRIPDPQACADRMIELALKGGGPDNVTVVVADVVDVDFGDDAPIVGGAAGDGSEDPPPPDSPASRASSITGPRPAPQRVEPPQQPPPPPARARGAKLKALALVVFLLLMLVAAGLATRWYVLRQYYVGVGQNNEISVFRGVTGSVLGFDLHRLEEGSCPPGAYACEPITVDDLKVSARDVVRNGITDVDGLEGARETIRMLRTEHTLQLCPPEGTATATTTTPAPSPGNTGTAATTTTSADPSAGQAQPPPTTTTEGTPLTTPVPKPGTDCRKGQ comes from the coding sequence ATGACCCTCGTCCTCCGATACGCCGCCCGCAGCGACCGGGGCCTGGTGCGCTCCAACAACCAGGACTCCGTGTACGCCGGTCCGCGCCTGCTCGCGCTCGCCGACGGCATGGGCGGCCACGCCGCGGGCGAGGTCGCCAGCAAGGTCGTCATCGCGGCCCTGGCCCCGCTCGACGACGACGAGCCGGGCGACGACCTGCTCGGCCAGCTGCGGGACGCGGTGATCGCCGGCAACGGCGCGATCTCCGAGCTGGTGCAGAGCGACCCCGACCTGGACGGCATGGGCACCACGCTCACCGCCGTGCTGTTCGCGGGCACGCGGCTGGGCATGGTGCACATCGGCGACTCCCGCGCGTACATGCTGCGCAACGGGGTGTTCACGCAGATCACGCACGACGACACGTTCGTGCAGTCGCTGATCGACGAGGGCCGGATCACCGAGGAGGAGGCGGCCACGCACCCGCAGCGGTCGCTGCTGCTGCGCGCGCTGACCGGCCACGAGGTGGAGCCGAGGCTGATGGTGCGGGAGGCCCGGCCGGGCGACCGCTACCTGCTGTGCTCGGACGGCCTGTCCGGCGTGGTCAGCATGGAGACGCTGGATGAGGCCATCCGCATCCCGGACCCGCAGGCGTGCGCGGACCGGATGATCGAGCTGGCGCTCAAGGGCGGCGGCCCCGACAACGTGACGGTCGTCGTCGCCGACGTGGTCGACGTCGACTTCGGGGACGACGCGCCGATAGTGGGCGGCGCCGCCGGCGACGGCAGCGAGGACCCGCCACCCCCCGACTCGCCCGCCTCGCGGGCGAGTTCCATCACCGGGCCCAGGCCCGCGCCCCAGCGGGTGGAGCCGCCGCAGCAGCCGCCGCCCCCGCCCGCCAGGGCGCGCGGCGCGAAGCTGAAGGCGCTCGCCCTGGTGGTGTTCCTGCTGCTCATGCTCGTGGCGGCCGGCCTGGCCACCCGCTGGTACGTGCTGCGGCAGTACTACGTCGGCGTGGGCCAGAACAACGAGATCTCGGTGTTCCGCGGCGTCACCGGCAGCGTCCTCGGCTTCGACCTGCACCGGCTGGAGGAGGGCTCCTGCCCGCCGGGCGCGTACGCGTGCGAGCCGATCACCGTCGACGACCTGAAGGTCTCCGCCCGCGACGTGGTGCGCAACGGCATCACCGACGTGGACGGCCTGGAGGGCGCGCGGGAGACGATCCGGATGCTGCGCACCGAGCACACGCTCCAGCTCTGCCCGCCGGAGGGCACCGCGACGGCGACGACCACCACCCCGGCACCGTCGCCGGGGAACACGGGCACCGCGGCGACGACGACCACGTCCGCGGACCCGTCGGCCGGCCAGGCGCAGCCGCCGCCGACCACCACCACCGAGGGCACGCCCCTCACCACGCCCGTGCCGAAGCCGGGCACGGATTGCCGAAAGGGTCAGTAG